In Streptomyces longhuiensis, the following proteins share a genomic window:
- a CDS encoding glycerol-3-phosphate dehydrogenase/oxidase, with protein sequence MTTLQSVPALGTHPAAGSTASFKAASRAETREQLSKAQYDLLVIGGGILGISTAWHAAQSGLRVALVDAGDFAGATSSASSKLLHGGLRYLQTGAVKLVAENHFERRAVSRQVAPHLANPLTFYLPVYKGGPHGAAKLGAGVFAYSALSAFGDGVGHLLSPAKAQQDVPELRTENLKAVAVYGDDQMNDARMALMTVRAAVDSGAVVLNHAEVTGLRFTRGRVTGADLKDRVDGEEFGVNARLVLNATGPWVDHLRAMEDPNAAPSIRLSKGAHLVLKRTSPWKAALATPIDKYRITFALPWEDMLLLGTTDEEYEGDPRDVSVTEKDTDQILDEAAFSVRDQQLKRDLITYSFAGLRVLPGGPGDTSKAKRETVVTEGRGGMLSVAGGKWTTFRHIGRTVMKKLESLPGHPLGEDFEPVKELPKRMPLPGVANPRAVAHRLLVDNPAPGPRMAADTAKHLATHYGSLAFDIARMANENPELGERVHPDAPEIWAQVAYARDHEWAETADDVLRRRTTLTIRGLATDDVRAKVQDVLDKK encoded by the coding sequence ATGACCACCCTGCAGAGCGTCCCTGCCCTCGGGACGCATCCGGCCGCCGGTTCGACTGCGTCGTTCAAAGCAGCGAGCCGCGCCGAGACCCGGGAGCAGCTTTCCAAGGCTCAGTACGACCTCCTGGTGATCGGCGGCGGAATCCTGGGCATCTCCACCGCCTGGCATGCCGCGCAGTCGGGACTGCGGGTGGCCCTGGTGGACGCCGGTGACTTCGCCGGCGCCACCTCCTCCGCCTCCTCCAAGCTGCTCCACGGCGGTCTGCGCTACCTGCAGACCGGCGCGGTGAAGCTGGTGGCGGAGAACCACTTCGAGCGACGTGCGGTGTCGCGTCAGGTGGCACCGCACCTCGCCAACCCGCTCACCTTCTACCTGCCTGTCTACAAGGGCGGCCCGCACGGCGCCGCGAAGCTGGGCGCGGGCGTGTTCGCGTACAGCGCCCTGTCGGCGTTCGGCGACGGTGTCGGGCACCTGCTCTCCCCCGCGAAGGCACAGCAGGACGTGCCCGAGCTGCGGACGGAGAACCTCAAGGCCGTGGCCGTGTACGGCGACGACCAGATGAACGACGCGCGCATGGCGCTGATGACCGTCCGCGCGGCCGTCGACTCCGGAGCCGTGGTCCTCAACCACGCCGAGGTCACGGGTCTGCGCTTCACCCGGGGCCGGGTCACGGGCGCTGACCTCAAGGACCGCGTCGACGGCGAGGAGTTCGGCGTGAACGCCCGGCTCGTGCTGAACGCGACCGGCCCCTGGGTCGACCACCTGCGCGCCATGGAGGACCCGAACGCGGCCCCCTCCATACGCCTCTCCAAGGGCGCCCACCTCGTCCTCAAGCGCACCTCCCCGTGGAAGGCCGCGCTCGCGACGCCGATCGACAAGTACCGCATCACGTTCGCTCTCCCGTGGGAGGACATGCTGCTCCTCGGCACGACCGACGAGGAGTACGAGGGTGACCCGCGCGACGTGTCGGTCACCGAGAAGGACACCGACCAGATCCTGGACGAGGCGGCCTTCTCCGTACGGGACCAGCAGCTGAAGCGGGATCTGATCACGTACTCGTTCGCGGGTCTGCGCGTGCTGCCGGGCGGGCCCGGCGACACCTCGAAGGCAAAGCGCGAGACGGTCGTCACCGAGGGCCGCGGCGGGATGCTGTCCGTCGCCGGCGGCAAGTGGACGACGTTCCGCCACATCGGCCGCACGGTCATGAAGAAGCTGGAGTCGCTGCCGGGCCACCCGCTGGGCGAGGACTTCGAGCCGGTCAAGGAGCTGCCGAAGCGGATGCCGCTGCCGGGTGTCGCCAACCCGCGCGCCGTCGCGCACCGCCTCCTCGTCGACAACCCGGCCCCGGGGCCGCGCATGGCGGCCGACACGGCCAAGCACCTGGCCACGCACTACGGTTCGCTGGCCTTCGACATCGCCCGGATGGCCAACGAGAACCCGGAGCTCGGCGAGCGGGTCCACCCGGACGCCCCGGAGATCTGGGCGCAGGTCGCCTACGCCCGCGACCACGAGTGGGCCGAGACGGCGGACGACGTGCTGCGCCGCCGCACCACGCTGACGATCCGCGGCCTGGCCACGGACGACGTGCGGGCCAAGGTCCAGGACGTGCTCGACAAGAAGTAG
- a CDS encoding MIP/aquaporin family protein — MSSSDIFIGETIGTAVLILLGGGVCAAVTLKRSKARNAGWLAITFGWGFAVLTGAYLAGGVSGAHLNPAVTIGLAIEGGTKWSDVPLYLGSQLLGAMIGALLVWATYYGQFQAHLTDPEILAAPPAEEGMVQEKAAPNAGPVLGIFSTGPEIRNVAQNLVTEIIATVVLVLAILTQGLNDGGNGLGVLGAMVTAFVVVGIGLSLGGPTGYAINPVRDLGPRIVHSLLPLPNKGGSDWTYAWIPVAGPLIGGAIAGGLYNIAFK; from the coding sequence GTGTCCAGCTCCGACATCTTCATCGGCGAGACCATCGGTACCGCCGTGCTCATCCTGCTGGGCGGTGGCGTGTGCGCCGCCGTCACGCTGAAGCGCTCCAAGGCGCGCAACGCCGGCTGGCTCGCGATCACCTTCGGGTGGGGCTTCGCGGTACTGACCGGTGCCTACCTGGCAGGGGGCGTGTCAGGCGCCCACCTGAACCCGGCGGTGACCATAGGCCTCGCCATCGAGGGCGGCACCAAGTGGAGCGACGTTCCGCTCTACCTGGGCTCGCAGCTCCTGGGCGCGATGATCGGCGCCCTGCTGGTCTGGGCCACGTACTACGGCCAGTTCCAGGCGCATCTGACCGACCCGGAGATCCTCGCCGCCCCGCCGGCCGAGGAAGGCATGGTCCAGGAGAAGGCCGCGCCCAACGCGGGCCCGGTGCTCGGCATCTTCTCGACCGGCCCCGAGATCCGGAACGTGGCGCAGAACCTCGTCACGGAGATCATCGCCACGGTCGTGCTCGTCCTGGCCATCCTCACGCAGGGCCTCAACGACGGAGGCAACGGCCTGGGTGTCCTCGGCGCCATGGTCACCGCGTTCGTCGTGGTCGGCATCGGTCTCTCCCTCGGCGGGCCCACGGGCTACGCGATCAACCCGGTCCGTGACCTCGGACCCCGCATCGTGCACTCCCTGCTGCCCCTGCCGAACAAGGGCGGCTCCGACTGGACGTACGCCTGGATCCCGGTCGCCGGCCCGCTCATCGGCGGCGCCATAGCGGGCGGTCTCTACAACATCGCCTTCAAGTAG
- a CDS encoding IclR family transcriptional regulator, translated as MARNIQSLERAAAMLRLLAGGERRLGLSDIASALDLAKGTAHGILRTLQHEGFVEQDAASGRYQLGAELLRLGNSYLDVHELRARALVWTDDLARSSGESVYLGVLHQQGVLIVHHVFRPDDSRQVLEVGAMQPLHSTALGKVLSAYDPVAHSEVVEVERKVFTGRTVSDMTEFETLLDLTRARGYADDVEETWEGVASVAAPIHDRRRMPVGAVGITGAVERVCVEGELRPELVAAVRDCARAVSRDLGASRF; from the coding sequence ATGGCACGGAACATCCAGTCACTCGAGCGGGCAGCCGCCATGCTGCGGCTCCTTGCGGGCGGTGAGCGCCGGCTCGGCCTCTCGGACATCGCCTCGGCGCTGGACCTGGCCAAGGGCACGGCGCACGGCATTCTGCGTACGTTGCAGCACGAGGGCTTCGTCGAGCAGGACGCCGCGTCGGGCCGCTACCAGCTGGGCGCGGAGCTGCTGCGCCTCGGCAACAGCTATCTCGACGTGCACGAGCTGCGGGCGCGCGCGCTGGTGTGGACGGACGACCTGGCGCGCTCCAGCGGCGAGAGCGTCTATCTCGGCGTCCTGCACCAGCAGGGCGTACTGATCGTGCACCACGTGTTCCGGCCCGACGACAGCCGTCAGGTCCTGGAGGTCGGGGCGATGCAGCCGCTGCACTCCACGGCGCTCGGCAAGGTCCTGTCGGCGTACGACCCGGTGGCGCACAGCGAGGTCGTCGAGGTGGAGCGCAAGGTGTTCACCGGGCGGACCGTGAGCGACATGACCGAGTTCGAGACCCTTCTGGACCTGACCCGCGCGCGCGGGTACGCGGACGACGTCGAGGAGACCTGGGAGGGCGTCGCGTCCGTCGCGGCCCCGATCCACGACCGGCGGCGCATGCCCGTCGGCGCGGTCGGCATAACCGGCGCCGTGGAGCGCGTGTGCGTCGAGGGGGAGCTGCGCCCCGAGCTCGTCGCCGCCGTGCGGGACTGCGCCCGCGCCGTCTCCCGGGACCTGGGCGCCAGCCGCTTCTGA
- the metH gene encoding methionine synthase: MASLPTPVPSTDSAGRTRADALREALATRVVVADGAMGTMLQAQDPTLEDFENLEGCNEILNVTRPDIVRSVHSEYFAVGVDCVETNTFGANLAALGEYDIPERVFELSEAGARIAREVADEFTTSTGQQRWVLGSMGPGTKLPTLGHAAYTALRDAYQQNAEGMIAGGADALLVETTQDLLQTKASIIGARRALDATGTNLPLICSVTVETTGTMLLGSEIGAALTALEPLGIDMIGLNCATGPAEMSEHLRYLARHSRIPLSCMPNAGLPVLGKNGAHYPLTAPELADAQETFVREYGLSLVGGCCGTTPEHLRQVVERVRGLTPTVREPRPEPGAASLYQTVPFRQDISYMAIGERTNANGSKKFREAMLEGRWDDCVEMARDQIREGAHMLDLCVDYVGRDGVADMEELAGRFATASTLPIVLDSTEVEVLRAGLEKLGGRAVINSVNYEDGDGPESRFAKVTRLAQEHGAALIALTIDEEGQARTVEHKVAIAERLIDDLTGNWGIHESDILIDCLTFTICTGQEESRKDGIATIEAIRELKRRHPDVQTTLGLSNISFGLNPAARILLNSVFLDECVKAGLDSAIVHASKILPIARFDDEQVTTALDLIYDRRAEGYDPLQKLMALFEGATAKSLKAGKAEELAALPLDERLKRRIIDGEKNGLEADLDEALQTRPALEIVNETLLDGMKVVGELFGSGQMQLPFVLQSAEVMKNAVAYLEPHMEKSDAEGKGTIVLATVRGDVHDIGKNLVDIILSNNGYNVVNLGIKQPVSAILEAAEEHKADVIGMSGLLVKSTVIMKENLEELNQRKMAADFPVILGGAALTRAYVEQDLHEIYEGEVRYARDAFEGLRLMDALIAVKRGVPGATLPELKQRRVKAGAVQIEERPDEEPARSDTSTDNPVPEPPFWGTRVIKGIQLKEYASWLDEGALFKGQWGLKQARTGDGPTYEELVETEGRPRLRGWLDELHTKNLLEAAVVYGYFPCVSKGEDLIILDDQGNERTRFTFPRQRRGRRLCLADFFRPEESGETDVVGLQVVTVGSRIGEETAKLFESNSYRDYLELHGLSVQLAEALAEYWHARVRSELGFSGEDPAEMEDMFALKYRGARFSLGYGACPDLEDRAKIAQLLEPERIGVHLSEEFQLHPEQSTDAIVIHHPEAKYFNAR, encoded by the coding sequence ATGGCCTCGTTGCCAACGCCCGTCCCGTCCACCGACTCCGCCGGCCGGACCCGAGCCGACGCCCTCCGTGAAGCCCTGGCCACCCGCGTGGTCGTGGCCGACGGCGCGATGGGCACGATGCTCCAGGCGCAGGACCCGACCCTCGAGGACTTCGAGAACCTCGAAGGCTGCAACGAGATCCTGAACGTCACCCGCCCCGACATCGTCCGCTCGGTCCACTCGGAGTACTTCGCGGTCGGCGTCGACTGCGTCGAGACCAACACGTTCGGCGCGAACCTCGCGGCCCTGGGGGAGTACGACATCCCCGAGCGCGTCTTCGAGCTCTCCGAGGCCGGCGCGCGCATCGCCCGCGAGGTCGCCGACGAGTTCACCACGAGCACCGGACAGCAGCGCTGGGTCCTCGGCTCCATGGGCCCCGGCACCAAGCTGCCCACCCTCGGCCACGCCGCGTACACGGCGCTGCGCGACGCCTACCAGCAGAACGCCGAGGGCATGATCGCCGGCGGCGCCGACGCGCTCCTCGTCGAGACGACGCAGGACCTGCTCCAGACGAAGGCCTCGATCATCGGCGCCCGCCGCGCCCTCGACGCCACCGGTACGAACCTCCCGCTGATCTGCTCGGTCACGGTCGAGACCACCGGCACGATGCTCCTCGGCTCCGAGATCGGCGCGGCGCTGACCGCCCTGGAGCCCCTCGGCATCGACATGATCGGCCTGAACTGCGCCACCGGCCCGGCCGAGATGAGCGAGCACCTGCGCTACCTCGCCCGCCACTCCCGCATCCCGCTGTCCTGCATGCCCAACGCCGGCCTGCCCGTCCTCGGCAAGAACGGCGCGCACTACCCGCTGACCGCCCCCGAGCTGGCCGACGCCCAGGAGACCTTCGTCCGCGAGTACGGGCTCTCCCTCGTCGGCGGCTGCTGCGGCACCACCCCCGAGCACCTGCGCCAGGTCGTCGAGCGCGTCCGCGGCCTCACCCCCACCGTCCGCGAGCCGCGCCCCGAGCCGGGCGCCGCCTCGCTCTACCAGACGGTCCCGTTCCGCCAGGACATCTCGTACATGGCGATCGGCGAGCGCACGAACGCCAACGGCTCCAAGAAGTTCCGCGAGGCCATGCTGGAGGGCCGCTGGGACGACTGCGTCGAGATGGCCCGCGACCAGATCCGCGAGGGCGCGCACATGCTCGACCTCTGCGTCGACTACGTGGGCCGTGACGGCGTCGCCGACATGGAGGAGCTGGCCGGGCGCTTCGCCACCGCCTCCACCCTGCCGATCGTCCTGGACTCCACCGAGGTCGAGGTCCTGCGCGCCGGCCTGGAGAAGCTCGGCGGCCGCGCGGTCATCAACTCCGTCAACTACGAGGACGGCGACGGCCCCGAGTCCCGCTTCGCGAAGGTCACCCGCCTCGCGCAGGAGCACGGCGCCGCCCTGATCGCGCTGACCATCGACGAGGAGGGCCAGGCCCGCACCGTCGAGCACAAGGTCGCCATCGCCGAGCGCCTCATCGACGACCTGACCGGCAACTGGGGCATCCATGAGTCGGACATCCTCATCGACTGCCTCACCTTCACCATCTGTACCGGCCAGGAGGAGTCGCGCAAGGACGGCATCGCCACCATCGAGGCGATCCGTGAGCTGAAGCGCCGTCACCCCGACGTGCAGACCACGCTCGGCCTGTCGAACATCTCCTTCGGCCTCAACCCGGCCGCCCGCATCCTCCTCAACTCGGTCTTCCTCGACGAGTGCGTGAAGGCGGGCCTCGACTCGGCGATCGTGCACGCGTCGAAGATCCTGCCGATCGCCCGGTTCGACGACGAGCAGGTCACCACCGCCCTCGACCTGATCTACGACCGTCGCGCCGAGGGCTACGATCCGCTGCAGAAGCTGATGGCGCTGTTCGAGGGCGCCACCGCGAAGTCCCTCAAGGCCGGCAAGGCCGAGGAGCTCGCCGCGCTGCCCCTGGACGAGCGACTCAAGCGCCGCATCATCGACGGCGAGAAGAACGGTCTGGAGGCCGACCTCGACGAGGCGCTGCAGACCCGCCCCGCCCTCGAAATCGTCAACGAGACGCTCCTGGACGGCATGAAGGTCGTCGGCGAACTCTTCGGCTCCGGCCAGATGCAGCTGCCGTTCGTCCTCCAGTCCGCCGAGGTCATGAAGAACGCGGTGGCCTATCTGGAGCCGCACATGGAGAAGTCCGACGCCGAGGGCAAGGGCACCATCGTCCTGGCCACCGTGCGCGGCGACGTCCACGACATCGGCAAGAACCTCGTCGACATCATCCTGTCGAACAACGGCTACAACGTCGTCAACCTCGGCATCAAGCAGCCCGTCTCCGCGATCCTGGAAGCCGCCGAGGAGCACAAGGCCGATGTCATCGGCATGTCCGGACTCCTCGTCAAGTCCACGGTGATCATGAAGGAGAACCTGGAGGAGCTCAACCAGCGCAAGATGGCCGCCGACTTCCCCGTGATCCTCGGCGGCGCGGCACTGACGAGGGCGTACGTCGAGCAGGACCTCCACGAGATCTACGAGGGCGAAGTCCGTTACGCGCGCGACGCGTTCGAGGGCCTGCGCCTCATGGACGCCCTCATCGCCGTCAAGCGGGGCGTCCCCGGCGCCACGCTCCCCGAGCTCAAGCAGCGCCGGGTAAAGGCGGGCGCCGTACAGATCGAGGAGCGGCCCGACGAGGAGCCGGCGCGCTCCGACACGTCCACCGACAACCCGGTCCCCGAGCCTCCCTTCTGGGGCACCCGCGTCATCAAGGGCATCCAGCTCAAGGAGTACGCGTCCTGGCTGGACGAGGGCGCCCTGTTCAAGGGCCAGTGGGGCCTCAAGCAGGCGCGCACCGGCGACGGGCCCACGTACGAGGAGCTGGTGGAGACCGAGGGCCGCCCGCGGCTGCGCGGCTGGCTGGACGAGCTGCACACCAAGAACCTCCTGGAGGCGGCCGTCGTCTACGGCTACTTCCCGTGTGTGTCCAAGGGCGAGGACCTGATCATCCTCGACGACCAGGGCAACGAGCGCACCCGCTTCACGTTCCCGCGCCAGCGCCGCGGTCGCCGGCTGTGTCTCGCGGACTTCTTCCGTCCCGAGGAGTCGGGCGAGACCGACGTCGTCGGCCTCCAGGTCGTCACCGTCGGCTCCCGGATCGGCGAGGAGACCGCCAAGCTCTTCGAGTCGAACTCGTACCGCGACTACCTCGAACTGCACGGCCTGTCCGTCCAGTTGGCCGAGGCCCTCGCCGAGTACTGGCACGCACGCGTCCGTTCGGAGCTGGGCTTCTCGGGCGAGGACCCCGCCGAGATGGAGGACATGTTCGCGCTCAAGTACCGCGGCGCCCGCTTCTCGCTCGGCTACGGAGCGTGCCCGGACCTCGAGGACCGCGCCAAGATCGCACAGCTCCTGGAGCCCGAGCGCATCGGCGTCCACCTCTCCGAGGAGTTCCAGCTCCACCCGGAGCAGTCCACGGACGCGATCGTCATCCACCACCCCGAGGCGAAGTACTTCAACGCGCGCTGA
- a CDS encoding SRPBCC family protein — MRLDHSFTVPAAPDDAWRLFLDLGRVAPCMPGAVLDTLDGDAFTGRVKVRVGAVQMSYRGEGTVTRDESARSMVLDLSGSETRGAGTASATVTASLAADPAGTRVRVGTDLDITGRPAQFGRGIMTEVGDRIVRQFADRLEELLREPAAAEPAAAVLSQAREPEAVDLGAAALPVLLRKAAVPAAAVLVTIAVFRLLARRGSGPRSLQG, encoded by the coding sequence ATGCGACTCGACCACTCCTTCACCGTCCCGGCCGCGCCCGACGACGCGTGGAGACTCTTCCTCGACCTCGGCCGTGTGGCCCCCTGCATGCCGGGCGCCGTGCTCGACACCCTCGACGGCGACGCGTTCACCGGACGCGTCAAGGTGAGGGTCGGCGCCGTGCAGATGAGCTACCGCGGCGAGGGCACCGTGACGCGCGACGAGAGCGCCCGCTCGATGGTCCTCGACCTCAGCGGCAGCGAGACCCGGGGCGCGGGCACCGCGTCCGCCACCGTCACCGCGTCGCTCGCCGCCGACCCGGCGGGCACCCGGGTCCGCGTCGGCACCGACCTCGACATCACCGGCCGCCCCGCCCAGTTCGGCCGCGGCATCATGACCGAGGTCGGCGACCGCATCGTGCGCCAATTCGCCGACCGGCTGGAGGAGTTGCTGAGGGAACCGGCCGCCGCGGAACCGGCGGCAGCGGTCCTGTCGCAGGCCCGCGAGCCCGAAGCGGTGGACCTCGGAGCGGCCGCCCTGCCCGTCCTCCTGCGGAAGGCCGCCGTCCCGGCCGCGGCCGTTCTCGTCACGATCGCCGTGTTCCGCCTCCTCGCCCGACGCGGGTCCGGCCCCCGATCGCTTCAGGGGTAG
- a CDS encoding MarR family winged helix-turn-helix transcriptional regulator, with protein MTERKAARRDAVAEVIEDWARERPELDTTPLEVLARLHRSFLRYNTKLIASIERHGLSVAGFDVLTALRRSGEPYRLTAGQLADQGLVSSAGVTLRIDRLEKDGLIVRERDAGDRRVVYSRLTDEGLAKVDEVFTEHLDNERRMLGELSPAERRQLARLLRKLENSILASDTPDEAAS; from the coding sequence ATGACTGAACGGAAGGCGGCACGGCGTGATGCCGTGGCGGAGGTCATCGAGGACTGGGCGCGTGAGCGGCCCGAGCTGGACACGACCCCCCTGGAGGTCCTCGCCCGGCTGCACCGCTCGTTCCTGCGGTACAACACCAAGCTCATCGCGTCGATAGAGCGACACGGGCTCTCCGTCGCCGGATTCGACGTGCTGACCGCGCTGCGCCGCTCCGGCGAGCCGTACCGCCTGACCGCGGGGCAGCTCGCCGACCAGGGGCTCGTCTCGTCGGCCGGGGTCACCCTGCGCATAGACCGCCTGGAGAAGGACGGCCTGATCGTCCGGGAGCGCGACGCCGGCGACCGCAGGGTCGTCTACTCGCGGCTCACGGACGAGGGGCTCGCCAAGGTCGACGAGGTCTTCACCGAGCACCTCGACAACGAACGCCGGATGCTCGGGGAGCTCTCCCCGGCGGAGCGCCGCCAGCTCGCGCGGCTCCTGCGCAAGCTGGAGAACTCCATCCTCGCGTCCGACACCCCCGACGAAGCGGCTTCTTAG
- a CDS encoding LLM class flavin-dependent oxidoreductase: protein MKFQVLSIIGHAPHPLTGELPSAADRLTQVVDVCVAAEEFGFDAYAVGERHAGAFLSSSPTVVLGALAARTSRIKLLTGVTVVAILDPVRVAEDYATLDQLSRGRIELVIGKGAEAGHFDLFGLDEERQWDLQKEKYELLKRLWSEEGVDWEGEFRPALKNVTTVPRPYDGLPRVWHGSATSLNSPELAARHGDPLFTANAIQPRAAYAKLIDHYRERFEAYGHDPARAHVAAGSGGLLIADSHERAVARFKELYEAKVAQTFKPHLEGRAGYNTPFRTIEDAIADGPQLIGSPQQIIDKILGYHEVYRHDLQSVTVDAFGQGTGEQVETLQRFAEEIAPVIRREAPSSLWE, encoded by the coding sequence ATGAAGTTCCAGGTCCTGTCCATCATCGGCCATGCGCCGCACCCCCTCACCGGTGAACTCCCGTCCGCCGCCGACCGGTTGACGCAGGTCGTCGACGTCTGTGTCGCGGCGGAGGAATTCGGCTTCGACGCCTACGCGGTCGGCGAGCGGCACGCGGGGGCGTTCCTGTCGTCGAGCCCGACGGTGGTCCTCGGCGCGCTGGCCGCCCGCACGTCCCGTATCAAGCTCCTGACCGGCGTGACGGTCGTCGCGATCCTCGACCCGGTGCGGGTCGCCGAGGACTACGCGACCCTCGACCAACTCTCTCGCGGGCGCATCGAGTTGGTCATCGGCAAGGGCGCGGAGGCCGGCCACTTCGACCTCTTCGGGCTCGACGAGGAGCGGCAGTGGGACCTCCAGAAGGAGAAGTACGAGCTCCTCAAGCGGCTGTGGAGCGAGGAAGGCGTCGACTGGGAGGGCGAGTTCAGGCCCGCCCTGAAGAACGTGACGACGGTGCCGCGTCCGTACGACGGACTGCCGCGCGTCTGGCACGGCTCGGCGACCTCGCTCAACTCCCCCGAGCTGGCGGCCCGGCACGGCGATCCGCTGTTCACGGCCAACGCCATCCAGCCGCGGGCGGCCTACGCGAAGCTCATCGACCACTACCGGGAGCGGTTCGAGGCGTACGGGCACGATCCCGCACGGGCGCATGTCGCGGCGGGCTCGGGCGGCCTGCTCATCGCGGACTCGCACGAGCGGGCGGTGGCGCGCTTCAAGGAGCTGTACGAGGCGAAGGTCGCGCAGACCTTCAAGCCGCACCTGGAGGGCAGGGCGGGGTACAACACGCCGTTCCGCACGATCGAGGACGCCATCGCGGACGGGCCCCAGCTGATCGGTTCGCCGCAGCAGATCATCGACAAGATCCTCGGCTACCACGAGGTGTACCGGCACGACCTCCAGTCGGTCACCGTCGACGCCTTCGGGCAGGGTACGGGCGAGCAGGTCGAGACGCTCCAGCGGTTCGCCGAGGAGATCGCGCCGGTGATCAGGAGGGAGGCGCCCAGCTCCCTGTGGGAGTGA
- the glpK gene encoding glycerol kinase GlpK has translation MTDAHTAGPFIAAIDQGTTSSRCIVFDKDGRIVSVDQKEHEQIFPKPGWVEHNATEIWTNVQEVVAGAITKAGITRDDIKAIGITNQRETTLLWDKNTGEPVHNAIVWQDTRTDALCKELGRNVGQDRFRRETGLPLASYFAGPKARWLLDNVEGLRERAEAGDILFGTMDSWVIWNLTGGVDGGKHVTDVTNASRTMLMNLHTMEWDSKIAESIGVPLAMLPEIRSSAEVYGEVSGGRLGDLLGGIPVASALGDQQAALFGQTCFSEGEAKSTYGTGTFLLMNTGDKPVNSYNGLLTTVGYRIGDQKAVYALEGSIAVTGSLVQWMRDQMGLISTAAEIETLASSVEDNGGAYFVPAFSGLFAPYWRSDARGVIAGLTRYVTKAHLARAVLEATAWQTREITDAMTKDSGVELAAIKVDGGMTSNNLLMQTLSDFVDAPVVRPMVAETTCLGAAYAAGLAVGFWTSTDDLRANWRRAAEWTPNMAAEKRDREYKSWLKAVERSMGWLDESGEE, from the coding sequence GTGACCGACGCACACACCGCGGGCCCGTTCATCGCAGCGATCGACCAGGGCACCACCTCCAGCCGTTGCATCGTCTTCGACAAGGACGGCCGGATCGTCTCCGTCGACCAGAAGGAGCACGAGCAGATCTTCCCGAAGCCGGGCTGGGTCGAGCACAACGCGACCGAGATCTGGACCAACGTCCAGGAGGTCGTCGCCGGAGCCATCACGAAGGCCGGCATCACCCGCGACGACATCAAGGCCATCGGCATCACCAACCAGCGCGAGACGACGCTGCTGTGGGACAAGAACACGGGTGAGCCCGTCCACAACGCCATCGTCTGGCAGGACACCCGTACCGACGCCCTGTGCAAGGAGCTCGGGCGCAATGTGGGCCAGGACCGCTTCCGCCGTGAGACGGGCCTCCCGCTGGCCTCCTACTTCGCGGGCCCCAAGGCCCGCTGGCTGCTCGACAACGTCGAGGGCCTGCGCGAGCGCGCCGAGGCGGGCGACATCCTCTTCGGCACCATGGACAGCTGGGTCATCTGGAACCTGACCGGCGGTGTCGACGGCGGCAAGCACGTCACCGACGTGACCAACGCCTCCCGCACCATGCTGATGAACCTCCACACCATGGAGTGGGACAGCAAGATCGCCGAGTCCATCGGCGTCCCCCTGGCCATGCTCCCGGAGATCCGCTCCTCCGCCGAGGTGTACGGCGAGGTCAGCGGCGGCCGTCTCGGCGACCTCCTCGGCGGCATTCCCGTCGCGTCCGCGCTCGGCGACCAGCAGGCGGCCCTGTTCGGCCAGACCTGTTTCTCCGAGGGCGAGGCCAAGTCGACGTACGGCACCGGCACCTTCCTGCTGATGAACACCGGCGACAAGCCGGTCAACTCGTACAACGGCCTGCTGACCACCGTCGGCTACCGCATCGGCGACCAGAAGGCGGTCTACGCCCTGGAGGGCTCGATCGCCGTCACCGGTTCGCTGGTGCAGTGGATGCGCGACCAGATGGGCCTGATCTCCACCGCCGCCGAGATCGAGACGCTCGCGTCGTCGGTCGAGGACAACGGTGGCGCGTACTTCGTGCCGGCCTTCTCCGGTCTGTTCGCCCCGTACTGGCGCTCCGACGCCCGCGGTGTGATCGCCGGCCTGACCCGGTACGTCACCAAGGCGCACCTGGCGCGCGCCGTCCTGGAGGCCACGGCCTGGCAGACCCGTGAGATCACGGACGCCATGACGAAGGACTCCGGCGTCGAGCTCGCGGCGATCAAGGTCGACGGCGGCATGACCTCCAACAACCTGTTGATGCAGACGCTCTCGGACTTCGTGGACGCCCCCGTGGTGCGCCCGATGGTCGCCGAGACCACCTGCCTCGGTGCCGCCTACGCCGCCGGTCTCGCCGTCGGCTTCTGGACGAGCACGGACGACCTGCGCGCCAACTGGCGCCGGGCCGCCGAATGGACCCCCAACATGGCCGCGGAGAAGCGCGACCGTGAGTACAAGAGCTGGCTCAAGGCCGTCGAACGCTCCATGGGCTGGCTCGACGAAAGTGGCGAGGAGTAA